Below is a window of Phyllopteryx taeniolatus isolate TA_2022b chromosome 16, UOR_Ptae_1.2, whole genome shotgun sequence DNA.
TCTGTCCCGCTAAAAAAGACCCGAAACAAGGACCCGGGCTGACCGAAGGCGCATCATGCAAATCGTTGCTGGAGGCTCGACTAATATCAGGTACATTGATGTTGCCCGAGGGCGCTGCTGTTTGGACTGAGGCTCCACCCACTGGAGAGAGACAACAGCTCACAAAGAGAAACTCACCACACAACTAATATGAATAGGGTTCACACATGCTGGATGACAGACAGACACGCAAACACTGAAGTCACAGGAGCGGGAGACATCCCTGAGCGACTGAGGAGCTGCTCGTCAGGTACCGCGACACTTCCAGAACGGGTAAATACTATTTTATCAGAATTAATACTTGCGTTACATGAATTGACAATAATATAGAGATGAATGCAAATGGCGACGATGGCGGTCTGATGTAAGTTGCCTTCTCACTGatgcttaaaatgtttttatagaaTTTACATTCAATCTGAAattgacaaaacaaattaaCCACGCTTTTTAAGCGAAACACAGTACAGCAGATAAGGCAAACGtgctacattaaaaaatatatatatatattttttatagtgCTAATTGGCGTTGTTAGGAGGGGAGTGGCAGAACTTGAGCGACAACTTCTTGCGACAGCGCATGACAAGCAGGTTCCTCCACGAGGCAACCTGAGCCACGGCTTGACGGACACCCGAAAAGTCCAATCCGAATGTTGTCCCGGCAAGCAAATGGTTACAATTAAATGACAGTAAGTGCAATGAAGCATTTTCCTGGCAGGCAGTGACGACTCCTGAGCTCATTGGCGAACGTCAGCCGAGTGCATCCTGCAGGTGTAGCAGTCATGGGAAGCAGGTGTCTGCCGGTTCCCACACAGGCAGCAGTGAGTTTAGGCAAGTAGCCAGTTTCAACATGCCCTCCGCACTTCCGTGGCAGGAAGCGCTTCGTCCGTACGGCGCCCGCTGCCGTGGCGCGGCATTGTAAAGATGAGTGACAGCCGAACGGGCGTATAGGGCACATTTTACGCAGGCGCCAATCAAACAAAACTGCAAGAAAAACAGAGTGCACCTATGCAAATGCACAGCATGCAAACATATTTGCATATTCAACCGTGTCTCTGTTTGGTATCTAACCTGTTTGCGGGAACAGAAATACATTAGCCTCAGGGTGCGAGGTTTCGGGCAGCTCGAGATTTTGGAGTGAGTACTCAAACACTCGTATttgtcaaaacaaatatttcccaaTGCCTTTTGGCCAGGGTGATACTTTtcagaaaatagaaaaacattatttcttggCTTTTGTCCTACGAAACTTGGTTGCAGTGAGACTTTCTGAATGTATGATTTCCCATCTTTTTCCTGCATTTGCCACTTCTTGATTGATGATGAACTGGAATCAGGGTGGTGGCATCACCAGTTGCCAAAATATAAACGGCTCACTCAAAAACCTATTTTAGGAAATAAGCTGAtcgcacaaaaaaaattgggttGTCTTATGATTACACACTTGATGGTggacaggcactccagagacccaactattggaatacaaataaaaactccCACCTTCAAGTACGCGTTTCGCACTTTtaatacaatttcttttttttttctctaatggACAATTAGGGAATGGCCACTGCTCAGGAACGCAAGCCTAAAAGGCCTCACTACATTCCTCGCCCGCCGGGGAAGCCGTTCAAGTACCAATGTTTCCAGTGTCCCTTCACCTGCAACGAGAAGTCCCACCTCTTTAACCACATGAAATACAACCTGTGCAAAAACTCCATCTCCCTGATGTTGCACAAAAACAGTCAGGCGACTCGGCAGATCAAGGCCGTAACAAAGGCCCGCCCCGTGAAATCTAAGGAAGTTCCCGTCCGACAGGAAGAGGAGAACACAGCGGAGATGAGCGATTCGACGGAAGAGGTCGACGTTGAGAACGACAGTCCGGAGGAGAAGGAAGGCCAGAGTTTGCCGAACACGAGCAACGTTCCAGCGAAGGAGGTGAAGTCCCCGCCTCGCCCATCTGCCTTCTCCCTGGTGGCGCCCAACCGCGACGGAGCAGAAGCCTTTAAGTCGTCTGTGCCGCTGTCAGACGGTTCGCACCCTCTCATTCCCGCCTTCGAGCGCCCAGCATTCCCATGGACTCTTAAACCATTCCCCACCCCCTTGAGGCCAGATTACACTCCTTATTTCAGGCCTTTCTATTCTTCATATTACCAACCTGCAAGCCATAATGCAAACGAGACCGTTCCGTCTCCTCTGCGGCTTGACTTTCCGGATCCCCAGAGGCAAGTGGTGCCACACGCCATTGCCCCGCCTCCAGCTTCACTCTCCGTCCCTTACTCGTACCGATACTGTCACCCGATCCTCTCAGGACAGCAATTTCACTACAGCCTGTACAGACCCCATGAGCTCTCAAGATATCTTCCTTCGGACTGGTACGGGCCAACCCTGGCTTCTGAAGATTACGACTTCTACATGCGACCCAGTCACAATCATTTCGCTGAACAAGCACAGCTCAGGCAAAGTGGCGACAAGGAGATCAGGCTGAGCCCAAAGGAGGGCTGTTCTGCTCTGGGCTCCCCTGACAGACCCAGTCACGCACAAATCACACAGAAGGACGGCGAGGGAGCGCCGCGAGACACCGGCCTGGATGAGCGGCGGCCGTCGACAGTGGAGCAAAACATGCAGACTGACGCCAGGCGCAAGGACACTGCTGAAAGCTTGCTGCAGCTGGGAACGCTGCTCGTGGACACAAGGTAAGAAATGATCACACCCACAATCGTTGGCCGTCCAGCCACCGGTTTTTATAACGACGAGCgtgcacactcacattaacacctacgcaAAAACAACGTCACACGTTTTATGCAAGACAGTTCTTTGTTTGACTGAAACCTGGCAAAGTCAAGATGCATATTTAGcatacatttgtcaaaaaaacgAACGATGGACGCCGATTTTGCCGGGGAACAATGTAGAAGAATTGATATTCTGGGTGTAATTTTGCTAGCTAATAAACTGCAACCTCCTTAGAAATCAGCTTAATTGCTGCACTGATCTCGTTAATAGATCGGCTGAGAGCGGCACATATTCTGGCGTGTCCGAGTTTTGTGCGGAAGCTAACTCGggaaaggaagaagaggacAACAGAGGCGTACCGGCACCGCTAAACCTCTCAACGAGAAATTCGGACAGCTCGGACACAGGGAGGCCACGGGGTGCAGAGTTGCCGCTCAATCTCAGCCTCCGCTCTCCTCACGCCGGTCTCACGGATGAGGAAGCGTGTGACCAGAGGCAAACGGCGGCGCTGGCGCTCTGTCAGCTCGCCATCGCCAGCTCGGCCGCCTCTGTGCGTGACTTTGAGCGAGCCCGTCGAACAGCGGAACATTCGGGCCCGACGGAAAAGAGTGAACACGACAGCAAGCCCAACGCGACGGGCGTGAAACGAGTCAACGGCGGCCTTGCTAAATCCAACATGTACAAAGCAAGGAAGAGAGCAAAAGCGGCAGCGCGGCCTGCGAGGAGGAGGCCACGCTGCTGATGAACACGTAATCATATACAGCAAACCTCGCATATTGGCAGgtcaacatttgaaaaaagtcgCGTATTTGCAGGGGAACTTATACTCCCTTATTcgcttttgtgctcaggccaaaacaaTAGCAGTGGTCCAATACCTGGTGGCATCTTAGTGCCAAGCACAtaatttgaagtgagttgaggagcttcatttagacaaaagtagtcccTAGCTACCAActtgtggcatttataggcaattgaagggggcatcaattattcacagatctTTGCTATTCGCGGCGGGATAGGCTGCTGCCAATAGCGGAGGTTCACTGCCATTAAGAAGAGAAAAGCAAAACGCAAGAGAAGCAAAAGCAAGTACTTTTTGCTGCAAGACAAGATCAGCCTATTGAACATCCACATTACTGAAGCACTGAAACACTCTCAATACTTGAGTTGGGAAACGTCAAATAGCTCTACctatcatgtacagtatgtaaaaaagTCCAAGCGCACATTAGCTACACCTGcattatttgaacaaaaataacagcaaagtGGTACATTGACTTATGAGTTATTTATCTATATGAGTAGACAAAACATCATATGTACTGATAATGTTATcagtaaagatgttttttctttttgtatcatacttttgtgcaggtgtacctaataaatgGCTTGAATGCGTGTGCATGCCTTTGTTGGGAAAGGTGACATTGAATGTTTATAGAGGCATGTTTTGATGACTATCTGGACACTTTTTgaagaaagcaaataaaaacatgaatgaagacattttgaaaatgacacatttatAAGAAGCTAATGATGACTTGCCATCTGTTAATCTGGAGGGCAGCAGCAGGCCTCTTCTGCCAAGTTCGGCAAGGGCCAGACAGCCTCCGTGCCAAGTGTCTGTCTCCTGGAAGCTTCGATAGGAACACACAAAGCGTGTCAACGTGCTGGGAACATGAAAATACGGCCGTATACTAAACAACCAACCAGAAGCAGTCCAGCACTGATGCCACCACCTCGTCCGCTAGCTCCTTGGGAAGCCGCCCGGTCACTCTCCCAACACTGAAAGAGTTCAAACACACCATTGAATTTCAAATGTACCAAAAAGCAGGAAGAATGCttgaccatataaaaaaaataataataaatttttaaaacgTGGTACCCCTTTGCTGCAGACCAACGCACTATTGTTTCCTTATCCTTAAGTCCCACCAATAGATGCTCTGAGAACATACGTCGACAAAACATTGGGTTATTTCCTACACAGACACTGAAATGCAAGAAAGACTTTTTACAGGGAATATGCAGGTTGAACGAAGACTTTTAAAGTCCACTTCGGTCAAACTCAAGACCtcccattcacaaattgtgacCATGAGGAGCGGATGATTTGGGAGGTGTTGCTggatatgactgatgactgaccatctcattatttttactttattgtgATGTTATGTTTAATGACTGTGCTATTCTAAAATGCTGCATAGTgtaatttgaatatcatgaaaaacaaattttgcCTAATCCCtcctgttttctttaaaaagtggcgcaaatcttacaaattctgtcagtgtatgtaaacctatgagcacaagtgtatttacatatttaatggtcattgctgtttttgtagtttatatttatttacatcaggtttttctatttgtgctgtttttaaatcacaaatcgGTGTATTTCGGCGACGTCAAGTTGGCATTGACAGGGCAAATCCAATCTGCTGCCCTCGCATTGGCACATACCCAATACAGGTCAGATTTGTACCCACATTTGGACGAGGCCGGATCCCGATCTGTTGTCCGATTCCATTTCAATCGGAATTACGTCACTTGAAAGCAGGCTGTGTACATCCATCCTAAATTAAAATCTCACCAATAACAGTCTCTAACTCCTCTGGAATATCATAATCCTCATCCTCTTGTTTCGTCCCTTTCACCGTATCTGCGGCTTGACTGGTCAAAAGGGTTGATGCTATGGACCTGCTTCCTCTCTGGTACCTGAAATAGGTCAATATAATCCGTTATGGATTTAGATTTAAAACTAAgttaatggtttttttttttgttttttgttttttaaatactggGTTTACATCTCACCTCCAAGGGGCCAAACGAGGCTTCAGATAGGTGAGGCCAAGTCGCTGGATCAGTTTGACGTTGAGCTTCCTCAGCGTGGCCTGGCTGCTCTCCGAGAGATGATTTTCTTCCAGACACCGTAAAACTCGAGAAACTAGGAGGGACAAAGATGTCATCGCTATTAAATGTACACATACAGGAATGGACCATTTTTCATGAATTGGAAGgagttttcatttaaaacaggGGTAGTGAGCATTTTAACttgcacatacagacaaacaatttTGAGTCCTAAGTGAATCTAACgtgtgttttgggaatgtgggaggtaccggagaaaaccaacgcaagcaCGTGAACCCGTGCTTGCACGGgtcttctccaggtactccggcaaacatccaaactccacacgggaggAACTGAGCCGACTGTACTAACCACTAGCCCGCCGCACTGCCTCAAACGCTCTTCGTATATCATCATATTTTTTCCTGAACTTATCACGGCCCCAGGGGGACTGTATAAAAACTGGAAAAAGCTTCCCCGCCCCTGATTTAGAGCGACACCTAACCTGTCTGCATGCAAATATCCCCTCTTGACTGAATTATTTGTATTCACAAATCTTTGTTACCACAGGCAAAGGCAACTGAACGGAACAAAGCCGATGCACGCAAACGAGAATGGCATTCGGTGGAGAGCGAACATCCGCCGAAGAACAACAAACCACTTATGTTAACAaaaggggtgaaaaaaaatcccacatgTCAAAATGTAGTGTACCCTCCAAAGGATTTAGTGGAAGTCACTTCCAAGCTCCTGGAAAATGAGGCAGAATAGTGAGTTTGACACGAatagttttgcttttgtgagaCCTCAAACTATAAAGCAACACAAATAAAACTGAGAAAGGACTTTTGATGGAAAAATGATAATtaatttacagatatacaacatATGAAACGTGCTGTGAATGACATTTGACTCAATgcatggctcgagttgaacATCAGTTTCTTTTTTACATGGCGTTCCTCGTTCACTCCACGAACCACGTGATCTTTTCTCTCCTACCGCAACACATACTGTGTGTATACCATAGATATACCCAAACTTGTTCGACTTCCGTGTTGGCAATTATCTCCGTCATAATTGAggtgacaagccgagattcacccTCTAATCGttatcttcaactcaaaagctgtgctgatctcaaatacAAAGCGATGCAACATCGCCACCTACAGGGATCCGTTAGTCACTACAGTTTACAAAACTGAATTTCACAGaaaagctgggcgagaccctcttgcATGCCGACCCgctgaaaaacacacttgacgaatatatacgtcggtggcagtaaacgttTGGAGTCCAGTTAACGAATGTAAATGTACAGAGCAGTGTAGGAGTTAATTGTTCAATTTCACATCCATTCGATGGCTAATTTGTAAAACTCTGTCACGGTCCAAATACTTGTGCACCCAACCTAAACCTACCGTGCTGTAAGAGGTCCTCCCGCTTGCCATGTTGAAAAAGCATTGCCTGTTGGAGCACAAAAGATGCTTGTTCACatatttaacaaacaaaaaaatgaaaaaaataataattcacataTGTGAATCTTCATCATTTGTGCCAGTTAACCACAAAATCCACAGcagcaaaacaaatatatatctaataattgttttaatgcCTTGAGCGCTGCCTCACATCCTGAAGAGACGTTAAAGGAACACGTTATTCAAGTTTACCGTATCTTCCTGTGCCATTAAATGCATTGACTTGCTTGAGGCATGACTAACATCACTTGACAGTTGAGAACTTCATCAATAAATTTTAATTGGACGCACGTTACTGTGTCACATGGCTGAAGGAATATTCTCCTTATAATTGCTTCGACACAAATAGTTGCTTCTCTGGAGTGCCTCCCCACCCATCAAATGAGAACTTGAACATCATTTGTTATCTGCTTATTTCTGACGTGTCTGAGCAAGCCATTCTGCACTATTACAACTTTTCTGCACTTTGtataattaataaatttttcaatgaattaattaatttaaactCATCTACATTAATGGGGAATTTGTGTAATAGTGTGTGGAACGTcttataattcttgatcctcgGGGTAGTTTGATGAAAACATGTCACAGATGTGTTATTAATATACGTGGAAAAAATTATGAAAGAAACGCTTAATATCTCTCATTAAAATGAAGGTGTCACTGCATACTTGGGCAACCCAGTAACTTTGCATTTGAGTGCTTGGCATTAaccagacgtgtgtgtgtgtgtgtgtgtgtgagatgatgatgatgatgatgatgatgatgatgatcaaacGTGTTAGCGTGTTTACCAGCGACTGAAGAGCCCCATCCAGCACCCTAATGGAGTCCAGGGACTGGTCGTTGTTTCGGGATATGGTGGCGAGGCTCCAGTCCAGGAAGTCTCCGAGGTACTTCTTTAGCACATCAGGCCGTGTCATGAACCTGTGAagaccatcagaatcagaatcagaatcagaatcatctttatttgccaagtatgtccaaaacacacaaggaatttgtctccggtagttggagccgctctagtacaacagacagtcaatttacagaacactttggagacataaagacattgacaaaaaacaattgtgcaaaaagatggagagtcctcgagcacttagagcagttcgaatgactaatattgcaatagaccggtccaatgaccattgtgcaaggggcgctgaaacattgaaagaaaaaagacagCCTTGATATGACACACAAAGACCAAGTCATTTATCTGTAGCACAACGCTGCCCTCCGGTAGGCCACATGAACACATTACAGTTGAAAGGCATGAAAGTCTGTGAATTTAGTAGACTCGAGTTCTATTGTGATATGTTGACAGAAATGACTTACTTTGACACCAACACGGATGCAGCAAGCCGGCAACCATCGCTGACGCCAAGATATgactgcaaacaaaaaaaacgttacaATTATCACAAATATGGTGACCATTTTCTTCCCTTGTTTGAatatgaatgttgttttttaaagagttaATAAAACATACGTCTGTTAAAGTATGAGTGAGAACAAATTCTGAGCGTGCACACAAcagaacctctaaagtcaaaaCACAATTACCGTAGCTTTCTTCTGTCCGCGTTGTTAAGCCTTCATTAGCTGTACAGTCAGTTTTAATTCATCTTTACTGTGCTTTACTTTCATACAATTAAAAACTGACTTTGACCGCTGTAAAACTACTCTTAACAGTCATCCAATTTCAAAAGTCGCATATAGGGACACATCAGAATCCGTTCTATTTGCCTTAGCAATCGCGAGGATGCGGTCCATGATGGGCTCTCTGCCCCGGCCATCTTCAGACTGCAGATTGCCGTCGAGGCGAGAAAGGTCGAAGGGCGTGAGGCAGGTCATGGACAGCCAGAGCAGCAGAATGTAGCGCGTCCACCATGTCTATAAGGAggagaaaattgtcaaaaacaatgtTGTCTGCTCAACAAAACGACAAGATGATCTTCTGTTGATGGAACCTCTGTGTCTGTCGGGTCCTGCTTGGAGAGCAAATCCAGAACAGGCTCGATGTCAGCGACCTCGTGAGGAAAACGCCGCATGAAGATTTTGTAGACTCTCACCTGGgtagaaacaaaaatacagtagtaaGCAACTAGTAGCCATTTCTATTTTCTTGGTGTGTATTTTTGAGACCCGACAAATCAGAGGCACGTCAGACCCACCTTACAGATGATGTAAAGGAACTTGAAGCCCAAATGAAACAAGGAAGAAGGGCAGTCCTCACGCCTCACGTACTCCAATAACATATTCACCATCCACTCTAAATCATAAGAAATGCATTTCAAGAGGATTTCTCTTGCaggttggcttttttttttttaacatacccAAGTGTGGATCCAGTAGATGAGGTTGATCTTGGTACTGGCTGAGTGTGTCTGTTGAGTGGACATGGGCATAAATAGTCATTGAAGTGACAGTGACAGAGACAAGTACGGTGGGGGAAATAATGACAGCATTACAACATCTGCGAAATGTCGAAGTCTGCTCACTTGCAATGACGTTAGCAATCTTGTTTTTATGGTTCATTGATTACAGGCAGAATATTagtcaaaaatgtatttcaaaacacacaatttATATGTTTTGAGTGACATAAGACTTTGACGATGAGACTTTGGTTCAGCGGGTTTGAACACAGTTCGGCGTGGATCCTGGCCAACTCTTCTTTACAAAAACACCCAAAATCCTTTTGAGTTTCTGGGCTACCGCTTGAAAACTCAAACTTTAGCTCCCTAAACAAACTATTTCAGTCACTATTTCAGTACAGGCACCAAGACCTCCTGGGAATCGTGAAAATCATGCAAATCATTCGCGCCCACACAAAAAggttttgtaattgcctatagatgccacaagatggcagggAAACACTTATTTCTAACTAAACTGGGCTATGGTCGGATGAAATGAAGCCCTTCCACTCAGTTCAACGTAGTTGCTAGGGACCAAGATGCcagcagattattattatttttatttttttgaatggtaaacatggctttggcctgagcaccaCAAAAGCAAACAGGTGATTTTTTTCAGCGAATAAGGGAGAATAGGTTAGCAAAACTTGCTTTGTGTTGCTCTACACAGGCCCAGATTTCCCactgtgaaaaagaaaatgtgatatTAAGACAAACTCCAAGACATACTTTTGGTGTGCCGTGACAATGTAAAAGATGTGCCTTAACTCAATTAAGAGTGCTGCGGTTCATAGTGAGTGACGCTCACCCTGAAACTTCTCCGTGGCGGCCTCCCTGCTCGTCAGCTCCCCGTGGACGTCCGGCAGACTGGCGATGAGAGCCTGGCTCGCGCCCCGCTCAGCGAAGCCCTCCAACACACACGTTTTCAGATCTCCCCCGTCCCCACCAAAGTCCATTTCCTTCTCCGTCACATCACTTTCGCCCGCTTCGTCACCGCCGCACCCAACCTCCGTCTCGGATATAATCATTCCGCCTCCCGCATCGCCCGAACAAGCAACTTGTGTCCTCAATGAAGCCATTTTGTTCAAGTTCTACAGGCTAAGTAAGCTGCAATGGAGACGCTAGCTCGTTAGCATTCGTGGCTAGTACACATAACTTGGGACGTGATACGCTCGTTACGTATACGTTCATGCATGTATTTAGCGTTTGATTATTTCGAAAATAATTGCACGACCATGTTaaacaatcataataatagtTTAAAAAGGCTACGAATTTGTTCAATAGTTGTCATGCTCAAGCTGGCCCGGTAAACGCTCGCGCATTTTGTGCTAAGTGCCCTGCCCCGATACGGCAAGCGAAAAGGCGCAGTGCGTAAGATGTTACAGCGCATGCGCCAGTGGCGACGACGCGGAAGCAAAACAAATCGATGGCAAGTTGTAGCTAGCTCGCGAGAAGCTCGCATCGCGTTATTTGAGTTCCTAAATGCTCACCTTTGTCCTCTTCATGACTTTCCCAGAGATGCTCGTATGTTTGTGTTTCCCAAACGAGAGCCGTGGACGTCTTTAATCTCTGTGATGTTACGCGTTTGCGTGTCTTTTGCACGAGAACATGAATATTGTTTCGAGATACAGCCAGGACacccacaaaaaagaaacacaaaaaaaacccacttatTTGCAGTTGTTTATTTGCTTGATTTCATGCCATTTTTAATCAGATAATATTTTTTGCGGAATGAACATAAAAATGTTATGACCAATAGACCATTAATCTGGACACTTGATATTATTTAAGACTGGAGCATTCCATAGTAGGTAGCTAAGTGCAATTACTTGAGCAGGTCCTTCATCACACTTATCGACGAGCCTCTGTAGCCACCGCCAAAGTGGTTCCAGTGATTCAGGTAGTGGAAGAGTTGGTAAAGCTGGTTCCTTCTCGCAAAGCCGGGCGCCTTGGGAATTTTGTCGTGGTAGGCGGAGAAGAAGGAGCCGTCGAAGCCTCCGAACATCCCGCCGATTGCCAACTCGAACTCGGAATGGCCGTAGAAAGAAGCGGGGTCGAAGACCACGGGGCCTTCGGCGGTTTCTCCCACGTTGCCGCCCCACAAGTCCCCGTGGAGGAGAGCGGGGACCATCTGCACGTCTCCGAAGAACTGAGGGATCTTCAGCTGTTAAAGACACACTTCACGTCACCGGTGCACACGTATCCTCTGCACTTGAGTAAACAGAAACGCCGCCAGTCCATACACAAGCATTTGCGCTGCAAATAAACACCTAGTACTTGTTGTCATTGAGTAAATAGAAAACAAGCTtttgcaatcaaagaaaatcCATCTTCAGTTGAGTAAATAGAAACGTGCGAGTCCATGCACAAGCACTTGTTTGCAAATACCAACGCTGTAATTAGACAGCAGCCTCTCCGTGCACAAGCGATTGCACAAAGAAAGGCCTGCTCGCTTCAAAAGTAGTAAACCCGGCGTACCTGCAGTGCCGCCCAAAGCTCTCTGGCCTCTCTGTCGCCGTTGGACTTCTCCAGCATGTTTAGCTGAAGCTCGAGCCTCTGTCGGCTGTAAAATGTCACCCAGTCGTCCTGCCATTCGTTGTCCTAGAAGAGACAAAGCAATAGAAGCCGCGGTAATACTGCTTGAAACGATTTGACAATCAATAAGGCTGCAGGGTTGTATACCTGTGGTATATAGCCACAGCACGTGGAGGTCGAGAAGCCGTATTTGTCCACATAAGCCCCCGGAGACTGCCCGGCTCCTTTTCCTATTGGCACACGAGCTACTCATCGATTCGTCTCGTTCACCGCTGCGTCGCCTCAAAAAGAGGCCCCCTTCCAGATTTATTATGAACGCC
It encodes the following:
- the znf750 gene encoding zinc finger protein 750 isoform X1; its protein translation is MNRVHTCWMTDRHANTEVTGAGDIPERLRSCSSGTATLPERGMATAQERKPKRPHYIPRPPGKPFKYQCFQCPFTCNEKSHLFNHMKYNLCKNSISLMLHKNSQATRQIKAVTKARPVKSKEVPVRQEEENTAEMSDSTEEVDVENDSPEEKEGQSLPNTSNVPAKEVKSPPRPSAFSLVAPNRDGAEAFKSSVPLSDGSHPLIPAFERPAFPWTLKPFPTPLRPDYTPYFRPFYSSYYQPASHNANETVPSPLRLDFPDPQRQVVPHAIAPPPASLSVPYSYRYCHPILSGQQFHYSLYRPHELSRYLPSDWYGPTLASEDYDFYMRPSHNHFAEQAQLRQSGDKEIRLSPKEGCSALGSPDRPSHAQITQKDGEGAPRDTGLDERRPSTVEQNMQTDARRKDTAESLLQLGTLLVDTRSAESGTYSGVSEFCAEANSGKEEEDNRGVPAPLNLSTRNSDSSDTGRPRGAELPLNLSLRSPHAGLTDEEACDQRQTAALALCQLAIASSAASVRDFERARRTAEHSGPTEKSEHDSKPNATGVKRVNGGLAKSNMYKARKRAKAAARPARRRPRC
- the znf750 gene encoding zinc finger protein 750 isoform X3, with translation MNRVHTCWMTDRHANTEVTGAGDIPERLRSCSSGTATLPERGMATAQERKPKRPHYIPRPPGKPFKYQCFQCPFTCNEKSHLFNHMKYNLCKNSISLMLHKNSQATRQIKAVTKARPVKSKEVPVRQEEENTAEMSDSTEEVDVENDSPEEKEGQSLPNTSNVPAKEVKSPPRPSAFSLVAPNRDGAEAFKSSVPLSDGSHPLIPAFERPAFPWTLKPFPTPLRPDYTPYFRPFYSSYYQPASHNANETVPSPLRLDFPDPQRQVVPHAIAPPPASLSVPYSYRYCHPILSGQQFHYSLYRPHELSRYLPSDWYGPTLASEDYDFYMRPSHNHFAEQAQLRQSGDKEIRLSPKEGCSALGSPDRPSHAQITQKDGEGAPRDTGLDERRPSTVEQNMQTDARRKDTAESLLQLGTLLVDTRQRQLNGTKPMHANENGIRWRANIRRRTTNHLC
- the znf750 gene encoding zinc finger protein 750 isoform X2: MATAQERKPKRPHYIPRPPGKPFKYQCFQCPFTCNEKSHLFNHMKYNLCKNSISLMLHKNSQATRQIKAVTKARPVKSKEVPVRQEEENTAEMSDSTEEVDVENDSPEEKEGQSLPNTSNVPAKEVKSPPRPSAFSLVAPNRDGAEAFKSSVPLSDGSHPLIPAFERPAFPWTLKPFPTPLRPDYTPYFRPFYSSYYQPASHNANETVPSPLRLDFPDPQRQVVPHAIAPPPASLSVPYSYRYCHPILSGQQFHYSLYRPHELSRYLPSDWYGPTLASEDYDFYMRPSHNHFAEQAQLRQSGDKEIRLSPKEGCSALGSPDRPSHAQITQKDGEGAPRDTGLDERRPSTVEQNMQTDARRKDTAESLLQLGTLLVDTRSAESGTYSGVSEFCAEANSGKEEEDNRGVPAPLNLSTRNSDSSDTGRPRGAELPLNLSLRSPHAGLTDEEACDQRQTAALALCQLAIASSAASVRDFERARRTAEHSGPTEKSEHDSKPNATGVKRVNGGLAKSNMYKARKRAKAAARPARRRPRC
- the fn3krp gene encoding ketosamine-3-kinase isoform X2, with product MEDKLKKELGTATLKSAGHSGGGCISQGQSYHTDTGKVFVKLNHKSQAKLMFDGEMASLEAIIQTGAIKVPKPVKVIELDTGGCVFVMEHLDIRGLNKYSKQLGEQLAHLHLHNKRQLQKVSEEQQTVGKGAGQSPGAYVDKYGFSTSTCCGYIPQDNEWQDDWVTFYSRQRLELQLNMLEKSNGDREARELWAALQLKIPQFFGDVQMVPALLHGDLWGGNVGETAEGPVVFDPASFYGHSEFELAIGGMFGGFDGSFFSAYHDKIPKAPGFARRNQLYQLFHYLNHWNHFGGGYRGSSISVMKDLLK
- the fn3krp gene encoding ketosamine-3-kinase isoform X1, encoding MEDKLKKELGTATLKSAGHSGGGCISQGQSYHTDTGKVFVKLNHKSQAKLMFDGEMASLEAIIQTGAIKVPKPVKVIELDTGGCVFVMEHLDIRGLNKYSKQLGEQLAHLHLHNKRQLQKVSEEQQTVARVPIGKGAGQSPGAYVDKYGFSTSTCCGYIPQDNEWQDDWVTFYSRQRLELQLNMLEKSNGDREARELWAALQLKIPQFFGDVQMVPALLHGDLWGGNVGETAEGPVVFDPASFYGHSEFELAIGGMFGGFDGSFFSAYHDKIPKAPGFARRNQLYQLFHYLNHWNHFGGGYRGSSISVMKDLLK